The DNA sequence TAATTGTATACCTTTGCAGTTGTCGACGTTGGACCTTTTGTTTGAGGAGAATAGGTCGAAGAATGTGACTTTCGTGGATTTCAGAATTGACAGGAAAGATCGCGGGCTTCCTCAACAAGACAATGACCGAGATTGCGGAGTATACGTCATGAAGTACATGGACGCTGTGGCCAATGAGGAAGAAGTAGTTGATGAGGTATaccactttttaaatatttcagaATGTACTACGCAAGTTTGATTGAGATTAACGttgtgtaatttaaattttattcggtGTTTTACTGTGAAGTTGATTAGAGTTAATTACATTTtctaagtttttgtttttgtttctgtatTGTGGCACAGTTTCACCCGGTTGAGGCACGTTTGGAAATCGCTGCGAGGATCATAACTGATGAACAAAATGAAATTCGTACCAAAGTGGTTGAAGATCGTAGGGCTGCACAAGGCAGCTCATTTGCATCATCCTCGGCCCCTTTGCGTAGTCCGTCTAAGTCTCCACGCGATCCTCGGTTCAGTACAGCGAAGTCTCGCAATGCAAACATGTTTCCCCCGTCAAGAGCCTCCCCTAGGCTTCAGTCTACCAAGACTAAGATTTCATATGGTGAATAGTGTGTGAAAAACACTTGTGTTATTAATAGGTTGTGTTATTAATAGGTCGTGTTATTAGTGTGTTGTGTAGTTTGGATTTGGGAGCATAGGTTGTGTTATTTGTGTGTTGTTTAGTTTGGATTTCGGAGCATTTGGATTTAGACATCTGTTTTTATTAGTTCACGTTTGGAACTGGTTATTATGTTCACAGACTtgtgtttattttagttttgacaatatattaaaccatacttagcaaatctttgtaCTCACACCATAACAACTCTTACAATGTACCCATACTTCAAAGTAGTTGACTGTACTTCACAGAAATTATTTAACCAGAAAACAAAGGTGActtcttaattttctttatttgtttttttggtgAAGAGGTGACTTCTTCTTAATTATTTGAAGGAAATCATGTTACTTGCCTAATCTTACCAAATCTTTGTAGTCATTAAACTTTAAACCGAATTTTCCTTAAACCGTATTTTCAAAACACATGTACTATAACATTACAAATAACGACAAAGGTCACTTGTTAATTGTTTGATGTTAGTTACCAAATCTTTGTAGTCATTCAACTTTAAACTGAGTTTTgagaacatttaaaaaaaaaaagattgaaacCATACCATATCAACTCCCATTACTCTAACCAAATGTACCATTACTCTAACCAAATGTAAATAAACAATAGCCCCCTTAAATTTGGTTTTTCATAACATAGTAATGAGGAAAAATATGGAATATAGAACATTCTCATTGCGCTACTTCACATAACAAATACGAagatgtgaataatatataattttgcaACTTCACATTGAACCCATTGACGAAATTTGCTACAGAAATTAGAAATGTAGAAaacataaaattttgagaacgtAGTGGGTACTTCATACCAAATGAAATTTTCGTCATCATCCACACGCTTCTATTAAGTTCTACACAATTAAGTTAAACAAGTTTTGAGAACATAAGACATACAAAACATTTGCATTTTGGGACAACCCATATCTTCAACGCAATATAAGTTGGACAATGATGAGAAGgcaaataaaaatgataaaaattaattttctaataacaTTCTCATTGCGTTTCTTATCTTCTTCGAAAATCTTGATTTGGTTTCGCAATCCAGGTGTAGCATCTGTACTTCTCTTACCATGTGATTTATCGATCCAACAAAAGTAATCACATCCTCGACTTTCATCGTTCTCCTGAGTTGAAAATAACCCTATTAGTTTATCATGGCTGCCTAAGTACAGAAAACATAAATGAGAAGTACTTTTGAATCTAAAAAGACAAAACTCTTACATAGTGTGGACATCCGAAGAATCGACGACCAGGATTTGCTCTACTACTAGAAGTCCAAACATAAGCTAGATCACCACAGTAGCAATGGGGGTGTCCCTGAAGTGAATTTCTCCAAGGCGGACCACCCCCATCGAACCCGCATGAGTCTTCTCCACCACCAGCCACCATGTGCGATGTACTATAATTTCTGAGTGAggtgtacaattttttttttttttttctaactatGGTGGAGATAATGTGTGTCACTCACAAGGAAAGGGGGCACCTGTTTATATATAGGCTGTTCCAAATGAGTTAGTGGTgggaaaatgaatttttttaaaaaattttctaaCATTATCAATCTTGGTGCCAAAATAAACCCCAATTTCAAAACCTAATTCGTACAACATAATAGGGCATGGCTGATTGTTTCGTTGGGAAGCGTATCATGTCATGTCTCAAGCAGTcctttcttttaaaataatattttagtgttGTGTGAATTGACAAGGTCCATCAAGTGAACAGTGTACGTCCCATATTACATTACTAAATATTTGTTAAAAccattaaataatattagtagGGATGCCAATATTAGtaaacattaaatattttaatttacgttgattgaaatttaatttttcacaaatgttgctcaagttttgttgtatttgtgatagtttaattattggtaaTAGTCCAAATCGAAAAAACAGTACCGCATCGCACCATTTTCCGCAGTGCGAGTTCTGCGAtttttagtttcgcggtgcgactgcggtttgagaaattggaaaaaccgcatgtatggattggttaaaaaaaaaagggttaaAAACTACACTACCGACACTGCAAACACCCGAATATATTATTACcacacttaaaaatataaaaatacaaacaaatacatttataaaagtcttgattaatatttctttataattatttagttttttttaatattatataattattatatataaaaaaaaaaatagtgttgtCTACAGTGAACATCCTGTTACTATCAGTATCTCTGTCATGAAGCCGAAAATTAcatgttggaatattttttacaaatttaCAATTCTTCACGGGGGGTTCGTTATGGTaacacacagtaagtactcaggttagcattggtgtagcagagtcactatcctcaggaggaactcactgaacatcctctcgggctagggttctaatgagcggcagtcaacctttcgtagcactcacactgttactgGGGTGTTTTCTGGTTAATGTGACTCACAGTAAGTACTCGTGTCACCAttcgtgtaccggagtcactatcctcaggaggaactcactgaacgtcctctcgggctacggttctaatgagcggcagtcaaccgttcGTAGCACTCACACTGTGACTGGGGTGTTTTCTGGTTAATGCGActcacagtaagtactcaggttagcattggtgtagcagagtcactatcctcaggaggaactcactgaacgtcctcttgggctagggttctaatgagcggcagtcaaccgcTCGTGTCACCAttcgtgtaccggagtcactatcctcacgAGGAACTCACTGaacgtcctctcgggctagggttctaatgagcggcagtcaacctttcACAGCACGCACACTGCTACAGgcggtgttttttggttaaggtaacacacagtatgtagtcaagttagctttggtgtaccggagtcactatcctcctaaAAAACTCACTGAATCCAGttcgagctagggttgtacGACGCGACagtcaaccattcgtagtactgaCGTTGTCACTCGCGGTGTTTACATGCGCGGtgacacagtatgtagtgaagtttGCTGttgggtaccggagtcactccTCTTCTAACGAACTCACCAAATCaagttcgacctagggttgtacatAGTGACACCGATGCAGTATGGCAGAAGTCGCACTATGAATTTAGGTTGTTTGGGCTGAGTGTGTACTCAGTTCATCATGAAGCGTACCGGATTCACTATTCTCCTGATTTTATTACTAGAGTCACTTCTTGTCTTAAACTACTATTGTATTCATAACATTATACagttttgttattaaatatctatatttatatagtattcaaaaaattattgtaatcaATGGCGGAACTATGTTGCTGGGGCCATGGCCCCTCCtcacattttgatttttaaatgtatatacatatattcataGGCTCTCTATATTAAttgcttttttttaaatatatatttcttgatagaaaattgACTATTTCAAAACTCAAAAGCTCATAAATGGGCCAATGATTATTTATGCTTTTATACTAAAACAATTTTGTTTAGAATTGTATCAATATCGTTCTGGTAGACGTGCTATCTATTTCGGCATCTAAAAaagttttggaaaattttacaatACACCACTCCTTTTTAAATGAATGTATTGATGCACCATATTTGTTTTAGAATCTAAATAATTTtctagtcaaattttttcttatggtcGTGTACGTTAtttctatttaagatatcctataaaattttaagaaatttgaaaaaatttaacacaccgAAAAATAGGATTCAAAAAGTGTGTTGCacacgtgactattttattttataagcgtgtgaaatagattgtttgaacactactttctatattgtaaattattccgaatttctcaCAATTTTATAGAATATCTTAATTAACTATAACGTAAACgaatatgaatatgaaaaaaaattacacttcaaattttttctcaatgTCGAAATAGGTAAGGGTGCATTACTGCaccccttttaagggggtgcattgtagaatcacccaaaaatttttggtcaattttttttttcataatcgcaTACGATGTACTTATTTAGGaccatatataaaattttcaaaaaatttttaaTAGTTTACAGTACCGAAAATAAAGCTCAAATAGTTATTTACCACACGTATAAGAAAAAACAGTCGTATATTCAACTAAATATTTAAACCttattttttacactatatactattcgaaattttctaaaaattttcaataattgtaATGTACGCAATTATGGAAAAATAGTTGACTAAAAGTTGTCCTGAATGCTAAAACAAATACAACCCCTTAAGGGGTATACTATAAATTTACCCTATGCTCTCAATGTACTAAATTCTTCATATTTGTcctaaaaaagaacaaaaaatctTTATCCTTatgctaaaaaaaatcaacatacttagGCCCCTCCTAAGACTAAGGGCTGGTTCCGCCACTGATTGTAATCTTGATTCCAACGATTGCTACGTTAATGTAATCttacaaaaaatattgcaaTATTTACTCCaacgaataatattttaatgaaatattaaaatcgtatttaaataaatattgagttttcattattagtaaacatcctaatttaatttcttattcattTGGCCACACATGTTTAATTGGACATAATATTAGGATATTTGTTGCTACATGTGATAACAatgggagcaacatttaccttatttaaatacataatttttgttTAGCACAAGTTGAACTCAATTCAATGTTGTCACCGAGCATGCATATTGGTTCCAATTACGTCTTCCAAGGAAAAGTTAGTAGGGGGTTGGGTTTGTTGATACTACGTTTTTCAAGGGATTGAAAAAGTCAAATAAATAGCTTTAGGTTATTTGTAGCCGTACCTAgggttatattattaattattatttttaaatttttgtcaagactacactcaacaatcacatccacaagtactatatataccccTCTACCTCTCCTTACTCCTTCACAATTTCGTATTGTTTTCTACCCTAGAGAACTCACTCCCTATATGTAGACGtgtgtataatatattaaaaaaataaattatgtattgttgttgcacCAAAGTGAAGATGTGCAAACAGAAGGATTGGTATGCACTGCAACCGTGTGTTGTAGGTGCATCAAGGGAATTTCAGCAATTCAATAAATCATCTCATAACAAATTTTGGTAATAACTCAACTCTTTATgtctatttatttcaatattatattattacaaattgtttcttaaaaattttatgtatgTGGTACATGTGTATTCAGGAAATGTTGACGAAGGTTTGGGATGGGTGGACTAGGGTGGCGGGAACTACTTCCAAAACGGCCACCCAAATATGTCATCCTACCGAACCTTAACCTCCCGAGTGGACAAGGCGACCGAGGAATGAGTGTTATAATATTTGACACAACGGTGCGCCAGACTCTTGAAGAAAAGATATGCGGGAGGCGAATGTCAGCGTTTTTTACAGTCTTAGGTCAAATTGCTTCCTCATGTACAACCTACTGATTTGACCGTATATGGATTGAGgggaaaatattattaaaatgtttattattttaaaatacaaaaaaggtcttcctcatttatttaaaattgttttttagggttttgaagGATTTGTTGTTTACTTTAAGtgttgaaattattattttattgtaaaaacGTACTTAGCTGAGTTTTACATAGTTATATGTCACATCATATGTACTGTTTGAGATTCTATTAACATAAgacaaaaattaagtttcattgATATTAACCCAGTGAAAAttcaaaatgtatatttaaatgaCACACATTATTTTCATTCATATTGACTTCAAAGGTTTGTAtatttaaataagtattttttattttattaaagaagGTAATACATCCTACACATGTCAACTGATTATTGGAAATTAGAATTCAAATACAAACTAATAACAACTTTTTCTCTCACAAATTGTACTAATTTCTTACACGTACAAACTGAACCAAACCATAACAAAACCGGTCAATAGGTTGGTTCAAATTACGTCTTCTAAGGAAAATTTATTAGTTGGTTGGGTATGTTGAAGTAACGGTTTTCAATGCATTGACAAAATCAGGTTTGTATTGGTGTCATATCACCCCATCTTTAGCCGTACTAGtttctattaattattattttttaatttttgaaaagactACACAACACAATCACatccacaagtactatatataccccTCTACCTGTCCTTACTCCTTCACACCTCAATTTAGTATTGTTCTCTTTCCTAGAGAACTCACTCCCTTCCTGTACACATATGTGTAGGgataatatatgaaaaaataaattatgtattgttgttgcacCGAAGTGAAGATGTGTAAACAGAAGGATTGGTATGCAATACAACCGTGTGTTGTAGATGCATTAAGGAAATTTCAGCAATTCAATCAATCATCTCATAATAAATCTGGGTAATAACTCAACTATTTTTgtctatttttttcaatattatattattacaaattgattcttagaaattttatgtACGTGCTACATGTATATTCAGGTAATGTTGACGAAGGGTTCGGACTGGTGGATTAGGCTGGAGGGAACTACTTGAGACGCCGCCAAATCTCCCACCCAACCGAACCTACCCAACCTCCCGTAGTCCACAAGGCCATCGGGGGATGAGTGTTATCATATTTGATACGGTAGTCGGTGCGCCAAACACTGGACCAAAATCGACACGCGGGGTGGAAAACTAAAGTCTTGAGTCAGATAAAGCATCATGTGATAATAGTACTGATATTATAGTATATCTCAATACAACCTACATTTTTCAGTGTAAAAAAcatcctaattaatttattttg is a window from the Cannabis sativa cultivar Pink pepper isolate KNU-18-1 chromosome 1, ASM2916894v1, whole genome shotgun sequence genome containing:
- the LOC133033475 gene encoding uncharacterized protein LOC133033475; the encoded protein is MASLRPLREVEGSIIDCFSILMNKYERDSRLPDQPRVWYMPTRISQKTLGSFNVKRIAKDREWSKLFYEDNFEKCVKMFVPVLTLEGAPHWFGAEVNMKSKVVSFMDSLHTAMNEKYRVEATKEMLSTLDLLFEENRSKNVTFVDFRIDRKDRGLPQQDNDRDCGVYVMKYMDAVANEEEVVDEFHPVEARLEIAARIITDEQNEIRTKVVEDRRAAQGSSFASSSAPLRSPSKSPRDPRFSTAKSRNANMFPPSRASPRLQSTKTKISYGE
- the LOC133033476 gene encoding uncharacterized protein LOC133033476; the encoded protein is MVAGGGEDSCGFDGGGPPWRNSLQGHPHCYCGDLAYVWTSSSRANPGRRFFGCPHYENDESRGCDYFCWIDKSHGKRSTDATPGLRNQIKIFEEDKKRNENVIRKLIFIIFICLLIIVQLILR